A region of Falco biarmicus isolate bFalBia1 unplaced genomic scaffold, bFalBia1.pri scaffold_426, whole genome shotgun sequence DNA encodes the following proteins:
- the LOC130143544 gene encoding nanos homolog 3-like — protein sequence MEPSTTFDMWRDYLGLAAVLATLAQEHGDAEQEASAQPSAPEPVPASAGQALCTFCKHNGEAEHIYRTHSLHDASGRVLCPILRSYVCPQCGATRDRAHTRRFCPLTHGTYTSVYSRSPRGTKKGPRAGGALPAPLAAGGPLRMHHRGGTGTALPPNPVSPVRLPAGQAERHRPGGGLAVAADRSHLQMPRKA from the exons ATGGAGCCCAGCACCACGTTCGACATGTGGAGGGACTACCTGGGGCTGGCGGCCGTGCTGGCCACGCTGGCGCAGGAGCACGGCGACGCCGAGCAGGAGGCATCGGCACAGCCCAGCGCACCGGAACCGGTACCGGCGTCAGCCGGTCAAGCCCTGTGCACCTTCTGCAAGCACAACGGCGAGGCAGAGCACATCTACCGCACGCACAGCCTGCACGACGCCAGCGGCCGGGTGCTGTGCCCCATCCTGCGCAGCTACGTCTGCCCGCAGTGCGGGGCCACGCGCGACCGGGCGCACACCCGCCGCTTCTGCCCGCTCACCCACGGCACCTACACCTCCGTCTACAGCCGCTCGCCACGCGGCACCAAGAAGGGACCGCGCGCTGGCGGAgcgctccccgctcccctcgcCGCAG GGGGTCCCCTGAGGATGCATCACCGGGGAGGCACCGGGACGGCGCTCCCACCAAACCCAGTCTCCCCAGTCCGTCTCCCCGCGGGTCAAGCTGAGCGACACCGGCCCGGTGGCGGTTTGGCGGTCGCCGCTGACAGAAGCCACCTCCAGATGCCGAGAAAAGCCTGA
- the LOC130143543 gene encoding translation initiation factor IF-2-like, translated as MGKRRREQLPGGDGDQHLPKTKPNVQEDSEAAKDDGLDVAEPAQSGDADGKPEPCGQATRSSAATTAPGSVNSDGEVAVPEQSTGGGKSPEGAALGAASQPESPQRGNLVADEAKKERHSGCGEEPATETSTHGTAGSIGDGPKCGRAVPAGGEGAAGGETALPADTPGRSTGGCAPAEMPAPHPEEGVNGDVDETREPPRTEENGGAVSERVAGGAPQECRQQPWASGTSDTGENVFGSCSGASVEVPVVCAPAAELKAEGGTAEAASTVGLARQPRSGNVPPWKTSGEAREEAGGGEAAFPGPGLAPAIPAGGFQNPSDDVDGLAEHTASAPRPAAQPPTGSGSPPRGRGGAESAPTVTVTPGPALSGTAQPPAVGTGSAVGASAGERRELQGGLEGSSPALPPPLPLPTTGPCGSVEPGQEPCAAACRSCAEEPPVLSAGSGPHQLWPRGEEPEGLCPPAPRRDATDVVCGLILELSNLNRLVMSAHRGLAALRRPKPRRSRQPARAERRWKET; from the exons ATGGGCAAGCGGAGGAGGGAGCAGCTACCAG GAGGAGACGGTGACCAGCATCTTCCCAAAACCAAACCGAATGTTCAGGAGGATTCGGAGGCAGCGAAAGATGACGGTTTAGACGTGGCTGAACCAGCTCAGAGTGGCGATGCGGATGGAAAACCCGAACCGTGTGGACAAGCGACCCGCAGCAGCGCCGccacaactgcaccggggag CGTGAACAGCGACGGGGAGGTGGCTGTGCCGGAGCAAAGCACAGGTGGCGGCAAGTCACCGGagggagcagccctgggagcagcGTCTCAGCCAGAGTCACCACAACGGGGAAATTTGGTGGCAGACGAGGCCAAAAAGGAGCGGCACAGTGGCTGCGGTGAGGAGCCGGCCACCGAGACCTCAACCCACggcacagctggcagcattGGTGACGGCCCCAAGTGTGGCCGCGCTGTGccagcaggaggagagggggcTGCTGGCGGAGAGACAGCTCTCCCGGCGGATACTCCAGGCCGGAGCACCGGCGGCTGCGCGCCAGCGGAGATGCCGGCCCCTCACCCTGAGGAGGGAGTTAACGGTGACGTGGATGAGACGCGGGAGCCGCCGCGCACCGAAGAAAATGGAGGCGCCGTATCCGAGAGGGTGGCAGGGGGAGCGCCCCAGGAGTGCAGGCAACAACCGTGGGCGAGCGGGACAAGCGACACGGGAGAGAACGTGTTTGGATCCTGCAGCGGCGCCTCCGTCGAGGTCCCGGTGGTCTGTGCCCCGGCCGCGGAGCTGAAGGCGGAGGGAGGCACCGCTGAGGCTGCCAGCACCGTCGGCCTGGCGCGCCAGCCGCGGAGTGGGAATGTTCCCCCATGGAAAACATCGGGAGAGGCCCGTGAAGAGGCTGGAGGGGGAGAAGCCGCTTTCCCCGGGCCCGGCTTGGCTCCAGCCATCCCGGCTGGCGGATTCCAGAATCCCTCGGACGACGTCGACGGCCTGGCGGAGCACACGGCGAGCGCGCCAAGGCCGGCCGCGCAGCCTCCCACCGGCTCCGGCAGCCCCCCGCGCGGCAGAGGAGGCGCAGAGAGCGCGCCCACCGTTACGGTGACACCGGGGCCGGCTCTCAGCGGCACCGCACAGCCCCCTGCCGTGGGCACCGGCTCGGCTGTCGGCGCTTCAGCCGGGGAACGGAGAGAGCTGCAGGGCGGCCTGGAGGGGAGCAGCCCAGCGCTGCCACCGCCGCTG CCGCTTCCCACCACCGGCCCGTGCGGCTCTGTGGAGCCTGGGCAGGAGCCGTGTGCCGCGGCGTGCCGGAGCTGTGCCGAGGAGCCCCCGGTGCTCAGCGCAGGGAGCGGCCCACACCAGCTGTGGCCCCG GGGCGAGGAGCCGGAGGGGCTGTGCCCACCCGCCCCCAGGAGGGACGCGACCGACGTGGTGTGCGGCCTGATCCTGGAGCTCTCCAACCTCAA CCGCCTGGTGATGAGCGCTCACCGGGGCCTGGCCGCGCTGAGGAGGCCGAAGCCGCGGCGGAGCCGGCAGCCGGCACGCGCCGAGAGGCGGTGGAAGGAGACGTAG